The stretch of DNA GAGGACGACATCGACGCCGTCGTCGACTTCACCGCGCCGGAAGCGACCGCGGAGTACGCCGAGATCGCCGCCGACCACGGCGTCGCGTTCGTGACGGGGACGACCGGACTGGAGGACCACGACGCCGACCCGCTGGGCGCGCTCGACGCCGCCAGCGAGTCGATTCCAGTGCTCCACGCCAGCAACTTCTCCCGCGGGATCGCCGCGCTCCGCGGTGCAGTCCGGGAGGCCGCAAGCGCGCTGCCGGGCTACGACGTGGAGATCAGCGAGACCCACCACAACGGCAAGCGCGATGCCCCCAGCGGCACCGCGCTCACGCTCGTCGAGGACGTGGAAGCCGAGCGTCCCGATCTGACCGACCGCCAGCACGGCCGAGAGGGCGAGCAGCCCCGCGAAACCGACGAGATCGGCGTCCACGCCCGCCGGGCCGGCGACGTGACCGGCGAGCACGAGGTGCTGTTCGCGGGCAACTGCGAGACCGTCTCGCTGTCGCACTCGGCGGGCGACCGCGGCGTGTTCGCCGAGGGGGCGCTCGACGCCGCCGTCGCCCTCGCGGACTGCGACCCCGGCCGTTACGAGCTCGCCGAACTACTACAGGATTGACCAACGACACACCTCATCCAACATCTACCAATGAGCCTCGAAACCGAGATTTCGGACCTGTGGAACCGCTACGAAGACGGACTCACCGCCGCGGCGGCGGGCAGCAGCGAACTGGAGACGCTCGACGCGTTCCTCGCCGCGCTGGAGGCTGGCGAGTGCCGCGCCGCCGAGCAGGTCGGCCCCGCAGAGTGGGTGGCCGTCCCGTGG from Halolamina sediminis encodes:
- the dapB gene encoding 4-hydroxy-tetrahydrodipicolinate reductase, translating into MSADPTRIVITGATGRMGEELIAGAGDRNDVLVVAAVSRTPGSVTAEAAVGTHLDATLADEDDIDAVVDFTAPEATAEYAEIAADHGVAFVTGTTGLEDHDADPLGALDAASESIPVLHASNFSRGIAALRGAVREAASALPGYDVEISETHHNGKRDAPSGTALTLVEDVEAERPDLTDRQHGREGEQPRETDEIGVHARRAGDVTGEHEVLFAGNCETVSLSHSAGDRGVFAEGALDAAVALADCDPGRYELAELLQD